The Rhopalosiphum maidis isolate BTI-1 chromosome 1, ASM367621v3, whole genome shotgun sequence genome has a segment encoding these proteins:
- the LOC113549256 gene encoding uncharacterized protein LOC113549256 isoform X2, whose translation MNVHYKMTIIFNLRSLIIILINFNFYHIVMSPNTSGISKEERQILIENCKETLKDSFDFTGTYYNDMSIDVEDKVQTVAENFKEFEKTSIQINTSILISAFDNKHPDLYKN comes from the exons atgaatgtacattataaaatgacaataatttttaatctacgtagtttaataattattttaattaattttaatttttaccatatAGTAATGAGTCCTAACACTTCTGGCATTTCAAAAGAGGAAAGACAGATACTAAtcg aaaattgtaaag AAACATTAAAAGACAGCTTTGATTTTACCG ggacttattataatgacatGAGTATTGATGTTGAag acaaagTCC aaacagttg ctgaaaattttaaag aatttgaaaaaacatCAATACAAATCAATACAAGTATTTTGATTTCGGCGTTTGATAATAAACATCCAgatctttataaaaattaa
- the LOC113549256 gene encoding uncharacterized protein LOC113549256 isoform X1: protein MNVHYKMTIIFNLRSLIIILINFNFYHIVMSPNTSGISKEERQILIENCKETLKDSFDFTGTYYNDMSIDVEDKVQTVAENFKEFEKTSIQINTNLADEYIQFITNNKDIDDPIREYCKI, encoded by the exons atgaatgtacattataaaatgacaataatttttaatctacgtagtttaataattattttaattaattttaatttttaccatatAGTAATGAGTCCTAACACTTCTGGCATTTCAAAAGAGGAAAGACAGATACTAAtcg aaaattgtaaag AAACATTAAAAGACAGCTTTGATTTTACCG ggacttattataatgacatGAGTATTGATGTTGAag acaaagTCC aaacagttg ctgaaaattttaaag aatttgaaaaaacatCAATACAAATCAATACAA acttaGCAGAcgagtatatacaatttattacaaataacaaagaTATTGATG atccTATAAGAGAATACTGCAAAATTTAA